The genomic segment TTCTTATAAGAAGATATATTtggtcagacaaacaaaaatcagcTCTGTCAGCACTGTCAACACAGCACATGTTTTAATTTAGCTGCGTTTCAGTCAAGTGACCTTCATCGGGCATTTCATAAACCCAATGACAACAAGTCTGCAGATATATATTTGGTGACTTTAATCCAACTTTAATCCTAGCAGATGTCTTTTCAGCCAGAATAACTGCAAACACGTGTGGGTGTGCAGAGCCTTTAACACCTCTGTGCCTTAAAATTATAACTTTGGTTTGAAAAGGATTCTATTCTGTTATATTCTTAATCTTGAAATTGAAGACAGCGATAAATTATCTCATCATATTGCTCCAATCCTCTCTCTGCTAGGTTGTGCATTCATAATCCCTGTGTAGAAGTTTGCACCTCCAGCACACCTTTTTAATTTGCATTGTCAAACAGGTGTAATTAATGCCACTGATAACGGCTGCATGCCGTTCATGTGTGCCACTTCCAGGGCCCCGGTGTCGTGCATGCCGGCTCACTGACATGTCTCACTGGGACACTTATGGAGCAGAGCCACCATgtaatgttattagttccacctgtgctCTTCTTGCTGTCACAAGTCAAATTATCTGCTGTTTGAGGAACGTTGAGGAAAAGCTCGGGCTAGAATATGTCAGCAAGACTGTTTTAATAAGTTGCACAGATACTGATTTTACAATGTCGCAATAAAAATGTCTCCTCCAATATATTAACCCTGAATGTCCCTTGttcctctgtttcctgcagATTGAAGAGGAGCTGGTTTCCCTTCAGAAGGAGAGAACCGACCGGATCAAACACCTGCTGGAGCGCCAGGAGCGGGAGATCGACAGCTTCGACATGGAGAGCATGCGGCTGGGCTTCGGCAACCTGGGCACCCTGGACCTTCCCAAGGATGACTACAGATGAGGGGCTGCTGCCGCTGCCCCCGCCGTCTCTCGTGGTCCCCGGGCGTCCGTCTGCCTCAGtacacccctcctctccttttacCTGACCTGACCTGACAGTGCAGGTGTTCACTGCTGCTGACGCccccactcaaacacacacagacgcaaaaaaacatctggctcCAGAATCAGCTGTTTTCTGGGCCGGTCGGACAGAGTCGATGGCAGGTTTTAGTGCCCCCAAACCCACCTaaacctcctccccctcctttgCCTCTCGTGGTGTCacaagatgacaaaaaaaaatatgctgGATAACTTCCTGtagttgtcatgtttttttgtaagaATAATGATAACATAGTCAcagtgtttcttgtttcttgtgcAATGATGACACTTTTGGGTGTGACTAAAAGTGGAAGacgagagaaggagggagagaaaaatgagggCAGTTCAATGAGCGAAATCGCTCCATAAACATGCATTTTTAGAGGCGATTCATTGTTTTCGTTAGTTTGTTTTTGGGTCTCAAGcggtgcaaaaaaacaaaatctcgAAGCGATAAATCAAACAGCTGATCCTTCCGCAGCGTTTGACTGCGCGGCTTCTTTCAACACTTTTTGGTATTTATTCATCAGGACATTTTTATGACAAATTTGAATAATTTGATACTTTGAGAGACAAATATCACGATGTACATACAGGTACGCTCATGATAAATGTGACTCCTTCGGGTGAATTTGATTACTGAGGGGAGGATGAATCATGGTACTCGATAAGTGTATCGTACTGATTTCTCTGCACTGGCAGCCAATGtgaataataatacatgtgACACGTGAACTCCAACTCCCAGCTAGCACAAAGGGCTTCAtgtgggggggcggggggacTTGTACTTTGTGTATAGAAGGATTTATGGAGAGCTTTTACTTATTTTCGTATTGTATTTTAACTGTCACTCAAATCATAAAAAGAATTTTTAAAGgcgcttttttttctcccccctcctcagaTAGTATTCGAGTCATCTATCAATGggattttcatttgatttttttttctttttttttgctttacacAACTCTCAAGCTGTGTATTTTCTTATAAACCAGACCAGTATGATGCTTTATTATTGCATGcactttaatttttttttccaggttaAAAGAAAGCATGAATCTGTCAGAGCTTTTAATTATATTTGTAAATAAAGTGCTCATCACACAAATGAAGGATgtgttgttatatatatatatatatatatatgtatataaatgtcCAATATGAGTTCCTCATATCATCATTTTCACTGTGTACAAAGCAGATTAGGTGAACAGATAATAAGTAGTTTAATGGTGCCGATTTAAATTTGCAACAGTTAAGTGTTTTACTAAAGAACATTTTGATAGCGTACAAAGCTGCTGAAGGGCTCCAATCTCCCTCAAACCTTTGAGCTAAAAACATGGTTGGACAAGTCTTcgtcatttcatcattttctacTGTGCAGAAGTAGCCGACTGGTTATAAATATTCTACCTGATAATGAACCTTTTTGAGCATGAAATCCAGCTGGAACTTCTGTATCATAGGCCACTGTCTCATTTCAGTGATTTAAATTGAACTAGTAACTGAActatacagtaaaaataaaaagtgaaaatgtaatttcagtctgattatcaggctgcTGCGTATGACAAATCCTCATCTCACATTGCAGAACTGGTGAAAGCAAGTTGAGGGCACACAGGTCAAGGACAAATGGTACTAAAGGTATTTTGGATAAAACTGAGCAAAGTTCAAGGTAATTACTGCTTACCTAACCAGGAactgttatataataataatataatgtatatgtagTAAAACAATTGCACATAAAGTTTAGTCGTGTCTCTCACTTCAGGGCTTTTGTCAGATCAATCAGCAATAGTTTCTGGGCACTGACGGTAAGATCCCTGGAATTAGGGAGGAATCATTTCAGGGGTCAGGACCTCCTACCCAGGAACCGAATTTAGACCCGAGATCCTCCAGTCAAAGTGTAGGTGGTAGGTATATTGTACCTGCTAACTGTATCCTTCCCAGTAAAGGATGTTGTACTTCGTCCTTCTGCACCTGAGGTGCCAAATATAACCCACCTCCAAAGTCATCATAATACTTCATATTAAGATTTTATGGAGCATCCAAGTTGGTCAAATGGGTCTCTAAACATCTATCAGAAAACCTCTCTACAGAGAATGCAACCATTTCAGTGTTGAACAGATTTATTGCAGAATAGTGCAGGTCATTGAGAGGAGCAGTCATTTTTGTCACAGCATGGTTAGGCAACAGCGGGCAGAAAGAAACTTATATTCAGTGGAAACTCAAAAATGCTTTGTTACTGTTGGGTTTTTTGGGAATTTCCGACAGACCAGCAGCCTCCGTGGGAATTCCTAGTGCTGAACGCTCTGGAGCCgagtctttttatttatttattttccggCCAGCTGATCGTACAGTTTGGGGACGTAGTCGTCCCACTCGGCCTGGTAGCAGGTACCCGCCACCGGAGCTCCCAGGTCGTATTTCTTCCTGAAGCTCTGGATCTTGAACTTCCCGCGGCCATCTCCGGAGCGGTTAGTGAGGACGGTCTCGGAGCAGGACAGGCTGCCTGGCTGCTCGTACACCAGCCACACGTACCTGTGGAGACCTGAcggggacaaagacagaggctCAAATGTTGTATTACAGTGCTGCTGGAAAACAACCTCTTAGTATAAATTATTGAGGCCAGGGGTACAGGTACTGTTTAAGATTAACTGGCAATGGCTGCAGACGTGCCAAACTCCAAACCAGTAGTTACACATTTAACAGCAGATTAAAGAACTGATGGATGACCTGTGAGATGTCTTCAATTAAACAACAGTCCCATggattgttttatttactgaaGCTGCTTCTCACAAATAGACTTTCATCACAATAAATAcgacaaagacacattttctgaGTTTTGCTAAATGTCCCATATTTGGGAACAGGTTTAACTGGTCAAACTGTAAACCATTTCTATCCAGTCTTTCTTTACCTGTGCCCTTGGGAGGACCAGATCCCACGTAGTCCGACATGACGCAACCAGAGGACACATCATTTCCTTTCATATTGACCACCAGAAAGTGGTGCCACTCCCtttaatgaaagacaaaaaaaaacatttaagatgaaaatttgtagtgtttttaaaagcactATAAAGTCATAC from the Enoplosus armatus isolate fEnoArm2 chromosome 4, fEnoArm2.hap1, whole genome shotgun sequence genome contains:
- the pebp1 gene encoding phosphatidylethanolamine-binding protein 1 isoform X1, translating into MPVDLSQWTGPLALQEVEEKPTHPLTLKYDSVEIDELGKVLTPTQVQNRPTCIEWEGCDSSKMYTLALTDPDAPSRKDPKFREWHHFLVVNMKGNDVSSGCVMSDYVGSGPPKGTGLHRYVWLVYEQPGSLSCSETVLTNRSGDGRGKFKIQSFRKKYDLGAPVAGTCYQAEWDDYVPKLYDQLAGK
- the pebp1 gene encoding phosphatidylethanolamine-binding protein 1 isoform X2, with protein sequence MLIRKPWHEETTPELTLLKVQNRPTCIEWEGCDSSKMYTLALTDPDAPSRKDPKFREWHHFLVVNMKGNDVSSGCVMSDYVGSGPPKGTGLHRYVWLVYEQPGSLSCSETVLTNRSGDGRGKFKIQSFRKKYDLGAPVAGTCYQAEWDDYVPKLYDQLAGK